A single window of Solenopsis invicta isolate M01_SB chromosome 3, UNIL_Sinv_3.0, whole genome shotgun sequence DNA harbors:
- the LOC120357045 gene encoding uncharacterized protein LOC120357045 has product MSENLKKKFFWKGKRVTEKVYNSRIRLQNVGKNLRNIYGCRNKVSDNLKECETGESEFGQLEGRRIVDLKTLAKELFCKKCDAMVSLLDTVEETRVGLASMFSVKCRSCMTIIRVATDKKHATSKENKQGRQIAHYDVNTRGAMGTLNAGIGNTHLNKLLASLNIPLYHPNTYKTHEKEVGCVVEKMAQDSCIRATVMERELTIKNIDKIKELL; this is encoded by the exons atgagtgaaaatctgaaaaagaaatttttctggAAAGGAAAACGTGTGACCGAAAAAGTATACAATTCAAGAATACGGTTACAAAACGTCggtaaaaatttgagaaatatttatggCTGTCGAAATAAGGTATCTGATAACCTCAAAGAATGTGAAACTGGCGAAAGCGAATTCGGCCAACTTGAGGGAAGGCGTATCGTAGATTTGAAAACCCTCGCAAAAGAAttgttttgcaaaaaatgtgatGCGATGGTTTCTCTGCTCGATACTGTGGAAGAAACACGAGTCGGGTTGGCTTCGATGTTTTCTGTCAAATGTCGGAGTTGCATGACAATCATACGAGTTGCTACAGATAAAAAGCATGCGACATCAAAAGAAAATAAGCAGGGTAGGCAGATTGCCCACTACGATGTCAATACCAGAGGAGCAATGG GGACTTTGAACGCAGGCATAGGTAATACACATCTGAATAAATTATTGGCTTCTTTAAACATTCCTTTATATCATCCGAATACTTACAAAACACATGAGAAAGAAGTAGGTTGTGTTGTTGAGAAGATGGCTCAGGACAGCTGCATAAGAGCAACTGTTATGGAAAGAGaacttacaattaaaaatatcgataagaTTAAAGAACTATTGTAA
- the LOC120357356 gene encoding uncharacterized protein LOC120357356 — protein sequence MGWSTRGTGRNYDSLTGSAALIGLFTQKVLSYTSLNRKCRMCDRGHDPEDHDCRRNFEGSAKAMEPKAAAQLATDNKIFQACYVELGIVISDNDSSSISAMRAASCHEIIKHADKNHTSKGVTNELYKLKKNHKELTGVAIKHIQRCFAYCMAQNVGDAAGMAKAIKNIPYHCFNQHANCGTWCGYHKNPETYKHSSIGEGFHNENLFEALKCLFDVLASKTERFVAGVSSNANESLNSIIASKAPKSRFYGTSTSGDYRLACAINKKNDGEEYVAQLAQKLSLSPGKHTTKYGNTIASNARKRYLRSSTRDFKKRRILLKKMKTQL from the coding sequence ATGGGATGGTCAACTAGAGGTACTGGACGTAATTATGACAGCCTCACTGGTTCAGCTGCACTCATTGGATTATTTACCCAAAAAGTTCTTTCTTATACTTCGCTAAATCGCAAATGTCGAATGTGTGATCGTGGACATGACCCCGAAGATCATGATTGCAGACGCAATTTCGAGGGTAGTGCAAAAGCTATGGAACCCAAAGCCGCTGCACAACTAGCTACagacaataaaatttttcaggCATGTTATGTTGAATTGGGTATCGTAATTAGTGACAATGATAGTAGCTCCATTTCAGCTATGCGTGCAGCTAGTTGTcatgaaattataaaacatgCTGATAAAAACCATACAAGTAAAGGTGTGACAAATGAactctataaattaaaaaaaaatcacaaagaaCTCACTGGAGTTGCAATAAAACATATTCAACGATGTTTTGCATACTGTATGGCTCAGAATGTAGGCGATGCTGCGGGAATGGCTAAGGCTATAAAAAACATACCATATCATTGTTTCAATCAACATGCTAATTGCGGAACTTGGTGCGGTTATCATAAAAATCCGGAAACTTACAAACATTCCTCTATAGGCGAAGGTTTTCATAATGAAAATCTGTTTGAAGCATTGAAATGTTTGTTTGATGTTCTTGCGAGTAAAACTGAGAGGTTTGTAGCCGGAGTTTCTAGTAATGCCAACGAAAGCTTAAATTCAATTATAGCTAGCAAAGCACCGAAGTCCCGCTTTTATGGGACGTCAACGTCGGGCGATTATAGACTAGCTtgtgcaattaataaaaaaaatgatggaGAAGAGTACGTAGCCCAATTAGcacaaaaattatctttatcccCCGGAAAACATACTACAAAATACGGAAATACAATAGCCTCAAATGCTCGCAAAAGATATTTAAGATCATCAACtcgagattttaaaaaaaggcgcattttacttaaaaaaatgaagactCAGTTATGA